From a region of the Sesamum indicum cultivar Zhongzhi No. 13 linkage group LG3, S_indicum_v1.0, whole genome shotgun sequence genome:
- the LOC105157986 gene encoding PLASMODESMATA CALLOSE-BINDING PROTEIN 3 has product MHILFCFFLSLTTSQIPSLLTHTHSLSHHTHSAVRIPFPMAAFLLAFLLLAMTAPHSSGTWCVCKEGLSDAALQKTLDYACGAGADCNPIHQSAPCFNPNTVRAHCSYAVNSYFQRYRQAPIACDFSGTASVVTSDPSTGGCVFPATASATTTPGTTTNPNGGSPLVTTPSTSTTGGANTGLGPSGVNNDNSVAVILVPRYIVFWFSVILALLGHMFRWT; this is encoded by the exons ATGCATATTCTCTTCTGCTTTTTCCTCTCTCTAACCACTAGCCAAATTCCATCTCTTCTCACTCATACTCACTCACTCTCTCATCATACCCACTCTGCAGTACGTATACCTTTTCCGATGGCTGCCTTTTTGCTTGCCTTCCTCCTCCTCGCCATGACCGCCCCTCACTCCA GTGGGACATGGTGTGTGTGCAAGGAGGGTTTGAGCGATGCAGCGTTGCAGAAGACACTGGACTATGCATGTGGAGCCGGGGCGGACTGCAACCCCATCCATCAAAGCGCGCCCTGTTTCAACCCGAATACTGTCCGCGCACACTGCAGTTACGCCGTCAACAGTTATTTCCAAAGATATCGGCAGGCTCCTATTGCCTGTGATTTCTCCGGCACTGCTTCCGTCGTCACATCCGACCCTA GCACGGGTGGCTGTGTGTTCCCTGCTACTGCCAG TGCCACCACCACTCCTGGAACCACAACGAATCCCAATGGCGGGTCGCCCCTTGTGACGACCCCTTCCACAAGCACAACGGGAGGGGCTAATACCGGCTTAGGCCCATCGGGAGTGAACAACGACAATAGCGTTGCTGTAATTCTAGTTCCCCGTTACATCGTATTCTGGTTTTCCGTGATCTTAGCCCTTCTTGGACATATGTTCCGGTGGACTTGA